In Thauera aromatica K172, one DNA window encodes the following:
- the fdhE gene encoding formate dehydrogenase accessory protein FdhE — MNTPATELPSSGQAPAILLPDPDTVFLARAERFEALALHHGLGEWLGFLGRLSRAQHKALAAAGPGLTPPAADVLERARKHRMPPISVASFERPAVWRDILRDIAGDLLENAPVGARDTLDALLITSAEELDKLAGKLLDGEPDRDDMARLPYIAAALQVVLTSIASQLDAAALPLMEAHSTCPVCGSLPVVSVIRNEGPAAGLRYVHCTLCNTEWHVPHATCVTCGDREKVTLHEIDGDDGIARAESCGACDSYTKLIVQGRNVRIDPIADDLASVALDMLVDDAGFVRSGPNYLLIGASE, encoded by the coding sequence ATGAACACCCCAGCCACCGAATTGCCGTCGTCGGGCCAGGCCCCGGCGATCCTCCTTCCCGATCCGGACACTGTTTTCCTTGCGCGTGCCGAGCGTTTCGAGGCCCTGGCGCTGCATCACGGCCTTGGCGAATGGCTCGGCTTCCTCGGCCGCCTCTCGCGGGCCCAGCACAAGGCTCTGGCGGCGGCCGGGCCAGGCTTGACGCCGCCCGCCGCGGACGTGCTGGAGCGGGCGCGCAAGCATCGCATGCCCCCGATCAGCGTCGCCTCGTTCGAACGCCCCGCGGTCTGGCGCGACATCCTGCGCGACATCGCCGGCGACCTCCTCGAGAACGCCCCCGTCGGCGCCCGCGACACGCTCGACGCGCTCCTCATCACCAGCGCCGAGGAACTCGACAAGCTGGCGGGCAAGCTCCTCGACGGCGAACCCGATCGTGACGACATGGCCCGCCTGCCCTACATTGCGGCCGCGCTGCAGGTGGTGCTCACCTCGATCGCCAGCCAGCTCGATGCCGCCGCGCTGCCGCTGATGGAAGCCCACAGCACCTGTCCGGTGTGCGGCAGCCTGCCGGTCGTGAGCGTGATCCGCAACGAGGGCCCGGCCGCCGGCCTGCGCTACGTCCACTGCACCCTGTGCAACACCGAATGGCACGTACCGCACGCCACCTGCGTGACCTGCGGTGACCGCGAGAAGGTCACCCTCCACGAGATCGACGGCGACGACGGCATCGCCCGCGCCGAATCCTGCGGCGCCTGCGACAGCTACACCAAGCTCATCGTCCAGGGCAGGAACGTCCGCATCGACCCCATCGCCGACGACCTCGCCTCGGTCGCACTGGACATGCTGGTCGATGACGCCGGGTTCGTGCGCAGCGGCCCGAACTACCTGCTCATCGGCGCGTCGGAGTAA
- a CDS encoding bifunctional diguanylate cyclase/phosphodiesterase, translated as MALMAAVLLVYSYQRESAQRVRDTVAMARALSSVVDRELAAVESALQVLATSPHLKSDDLAAFDAQAREALSNHAADNVVLTDAAGRQWVNTFRSFGAPLPQQEMPQLRKVLDSRRPVVSDLFTGPLMQRPALSVSVPVFRDGRVHYNLSMGFFPDRLSAILEEQRLPPGWIGELFDGGGNLVARTHQPERFVGQRAALWQEPEIREHAAGAVEMLSAEGIPVIATFSRSAVSAWTVAISVPRETFTARLERPLGWLILGTVVLLGGSLALAWRFGGRIAGAFRGLSEHALRLGSGQAVTIPSFALREADAVGRALMDASRMLLEARHDAHHDALTGLGNRVLLKEVVDRQLALSRRQGGELALLYIDLDDFKPVNDRFGHAAGDELLRAVSDRIRAGIRRSDLAVRLGGDEFVVAMFAAGGAAADVAAKKLAEGLAELYAVAGAEIRISVSIGIAASADGRTTSERLLEEADAAMYRTKGAAKPRPASASAPRRPETYSDAPMSR; from the coding sequence ATGGCCTTGATGGCGGCGGTGCTGCTCGTCTACAGCTATCAGCGGGAAAGCGCCCAGCGCGTGCGCGACACGGTTGCCATGGCCCGTGCCCTGAGTTCGGTGGTCGATCGTGAATTGGCTGCAGTGGAATCGGCGCTGCAGGTGCTCGCGACCTCTCCTCACCTGAAATCGGACGACCTTGCCGCGTTTGACGCGCAGGCGCGGGAGGCGCTGTCCAACCACGCTGCCGACAACGTCGTCCTGACGGATGCCGCCGGACGGCAGTGGGTCAATACGTTCCGCAGTTTCGGTGCGCCCTTGCCGCAACAGGAAATGCCCCAGCTGCGGAAGGTGCTCGATTCCCGGCGCCCGGTGGTGTCCGACCTGTTCACCGGTCCGCTCATGCAGCGTCCCGCGCTCAGCGTTTCGGTTCCGGTTTTTCGCGATGGCCGCGTCCATTACAACCTGAGCATGGGGTTTTTCCCCGATCGCCTGTCTGCGATCCTGGAGGAGCAGCGCCTTCCGCCGGGCTGGATCGGTGAATTGTTCGACGGTGGGGGAAACCTTGTCGCGCGTACCCACCAGCCGGAACGCTTCGTCGGACAACGGGCAGCACTGTGGCAGGAACCGGAGATCCGGGAGCACGCAGCGGGGGCGGTCGAGATGCTCAGTGCCGAAGGCATTCCGGTGATCGCCACGTTCAGTCGATCCGCCGTGTCGGCCTGGACGGTGGCCATCAGCGTTCCCCGGGAGACTTTCACCGCCCGCCTCGAACGACCGCTGGGCTGGCTGATCCTGGGCACGGTCGTGCTGCTCGGTGGCAGCCTTGCTCTCGCATGGCGCTTCGGCGGGCGGATTGCCGGGGCCTTTCGCGGGTTGTCCGAGCACGCGCTGCGCCTGGGAAGCGGTCAGGCGGTGACGATTCCTTCTTTCGCGCTGCGGGAGGCCGATGCCGTCGGCCGGGCCTTGATGGACGCTTCCAGGATGTTGCTCGAGGCGCGCCACGACGCCCATCACGATGCCCTCACCGGTCTCGGCAATCGGGTGCTGCTGAAGGAAGTTGTCGATCGGCAGCTCGCCTTGTCGCGCAGGCAGGGCGGCGAGCTGGCCCTGCTCTACATTGATCTGGATGATTTCAAGCCGGTGAATGACCGATTCGGCCATGCCGCGGGGGATGAATTGCTGCGTGCGGTGTCCGACCGCATCCGCGCGGGCATTCGCCGCTCCGATCTGGCGGTGCGACTGGGCGGCGACGAATTTGTCGTCGCGATGTTCGCGGCGGGGGGCGCTGCGGCCGACGTCGCGGCAAAGAAGCTGGCGGAAGGCCTTGCCGAGCTTTACGCGGTCGCCGGGGCGGAAATCCGGATTTCGGTGAGCATCGGCATTGCCGCCAGCGCCGATGGCCGGACGACGAGCGAGAGGTTGCTCGAAGAGGCCGATGCGGCGATGTACCGGACAAAGGGGGCGGCCAAGCCGCGCCCCGCTTCCGCCAGCGCGCCGCGCCGGCCAGAGACTTACTCCGACGCGCCGATGAGCAGGTAG
- a CDS encoding S-(hydroxymethyl)glutathione dehydrogenase/class III alcohol dehydrogenase: MTIKSRAAVAFAANQPLQIVEVDVEPPKAGEVLVRIVASGVCHTDAYTLSGDDPEGVFPAILGHEGGGIVEALGDGVTSLAVGDHVIPLYTAECRECKFCKSGKTNLCQAVRTTQGKGLMPDGTTRFSYQGRPIYHYMGTSTFSEYTVVPEIALAKIPADAPLEKVCLLGCGVTTGIGAVLNTAKVEAGATVAIFGLGGIGLAAIIGATMAKAARILAVDINPGKFEIAKKLGATDFVNPNDYDKPIQDVIVELTDGGVDYSFECVGNVKLMRAALECCHKGWGESTIIGVAGAGQEISTRPFQLVTGRVWRGSAFGGVRGRTELPAYVQKAQRGEIPLDDFITHTMALEDINRAFELMHEGKSIRSVIHF, encoded by the coding sequence ATGACCATCAAATCGCGCGCAGCCGTCGCCTTCGCGGCCAACCAGCCCTTGCAGATCGTCGAAGTGGATGTCGAGCCGCCGAAGGCCGGCGAAGTGCTGGTGCGCATCGTCGCCAGCGGCGTGTGCCACACCGACGCCTACACCTTGTCCGGCGATGACCCCGAAGGGGTGTTCCCGGCGATCCTCGGCCACGAGGGCGGCGGCATCGTCGAGGCGCTGGGCGACGGCGTGACTTCGTTGGCGGTGGGCGACCACGTGATTCCGCTGTACACCGCCGAGTGCCGTGAGTGCAAGTTCTGCAAGTCGGGCAAGACCAATCTCTGCCAGGCGGTGCGCACGACCCAGGGCAAGGGCCTGATGCCCGACGGCACCACCCGCTTTTCCTACCAGGGACGGCCGATCTACCACTACATGGGGACGTCGACCTTTTCCGAATACACCGTGGTGCCCGAGATCGCGCTGGCGAAGATTCCCGCGGATGCGCCGCTGGAAAAAGTGTGCCTGCTCGGCTGCGGCGTCACCACCGGCATCGGCGCGGTGCTCAACACCGCCAAGGTCGAAGCCGGGGCGACGGTGGCGATCTTCGGCCTCGGCGGCATCGGCCTGGCGGCGATCATCGGTGCGACCATGGCCAAGGCCGCGCGCATCCTCGCGGTGGACATCAATCCGGGCAAGTTCGAGATCGCGAAGAAGCTGGGGGCGACCGATTTCGTCAACCCGAACGACTACGACAAGCCGATCCAGGACGTGATCGTCGAGCTGACCGACGGCGGCGTGGATTACTCCTTCGAGTGCGTCGGCAACGTCAAGCTGATGCGTGCCGCGCTCGAGTGCTGCCACAAGGGTTGGGGCGAATCGACCATCATCGGCGTCGCCGGCGCCGGGCAGGAGATCAGCACCCGGCCGTTCCAGCTCGTCACCGGCCGGGTCTGGCGCGGCAGCGCGTTCGGCGGCGTGCGCGGCCGCACCGAGCTGCCGGCCTACGTGCAGAAGGCGCAAAGAGGCGAAATTCCGCTCGACGACTTCATCACCCACACGATGGCGCTGGAGGACATCAACCGCGCCTTCGAGCTGATGCACGAAGGCAAGAGCATCCGCAGCGTGATCCATTTCTGA
- a CDS encoding acyl-CoA thioesterase, with the protein MLSNTRTLQVEFGHCDPSGIVFNPHYFVWFDFSVHALLGRAGLTLKSMIDEFGIDGIPLVDNQARFKAPSRWGDDIVIESSIAAVHRSAFEIRHLVRNGGTIAVECSETRVWTAFDREQGRVRAKPLPPRIVALLSGAAPGA; encoded by the coding sequence GTGCTCTCCAACACCCGAACCCTGCAGGTCGAATTCGGCCATTGCGATCCATCGGGGATCGTCTTCAACCCGCACTACTTCGTCTGGTTCGATTTCTCGGTGCATGCCCTGCTCGGGCGCGCCGGGCTGACGCTGAAATCGATGATCGACGAGTTCGGCATCGACGGCATCCCGCTCGTCGACAACCAGGCCCGGTTCAAGGCCCCGTCCCGCTGGGGCGACGACATCGTCATCGAATCGAGCATTGCGGCGGTGCATCGCAGCGCGTTCGAGATCCGCCACCTCGTCCGCAACGGCGGCACGATCGCGGTCGAATGCAGCGAAACCCGGGTCTGGACCGCCTTCGATCGCGAACAGGGCCGGGTCCGGGCGAAGCCGCTGCCGCCGCGGATCGTCGCCCTGCTCTCGGGCGCGGCCCCCGGCGCCTGA
- a CDS encoding SDR family oxidoreductase: MAKTALIIGASRGLGLGLVRRFREQHWEVVATCRDERGAQALGAVDGVQVEHVDICAPASREALAGRLEGRSFDLVFVNAGIPGPAHRQVGAATAEEAGTLFLTNAIAPVQMAERLLARLAPDGVLGFMSSVMGSVELAQAQHRLYGASKAALNHLVHSLWAGLGETGLTLLCLHPGWVQTDMGGAEAPLDVATSTEGVCRVLAEASGRGGVHFIDYRGQALPW; this comes from the coding sequence ATGGCCAAGACCGCTCTGATCATCGGCGCTTCCCGGGGGCTCGGCCTGGGCCTCGTGCGGCGCTTTCGCGAGCAGCACTGGGAGGTGGTCGCGACCTGTCGCGATGAGCGGGGGGCGCAGGCGCTGGGCGCGGTCGACGGCGTGCAGGTCGAGCACGTGGACATCTGCGCGCCCGCCAGCCGTGAGGCCCTGGCCGGGCGCCTGGAAGGCCGGAGCTTCGATCTTGTGTTCGTCAATGCCGGCATCCCGGGACCGGCCCACCGTCAGGTCGGGGCGGCCACCGCGGAGGAGGCCGGGACGCTGTTCCTGACCAACGCCATCGCCCCCGTGCAGATGGCCGAGCGCTTGCTGGCGCGACTCGCGCCGGACGGCGTGCTCGGGTTCATGAGCTCGGTGATGGGCAGCGTGGAACTGGCCCAGGCGCAGCACCGCCTCTACGGCGCGAGCAAGGCGGCGCTCAACCACCTCGTGCACAGCCTGTGGGCCGGTCTGGGTGAAACCGGCCTGACCCTGCTCTGCCTCCATCCGGGCTGGGTGCAGACCGACATGGGCGGCGCCGAGGCGCCGCTGGACGTGGCGACGAGCACGGAAGGCGTGTGCCGGGTGCTGGCGGAAGCTTCCGGCCGGGGCGGAGTGCACTTCATCGACTACCGGGGACAGGCTCTGCCCTGGTGA